Proteins encoded in a region of the Mycolicibacterium duvalii genome:
- a CDS encoding SAM-dependent methyltransferase, translating to MTEVMDWDSAYRGEGHFDGEPPWNIGEPQPELAALWRAGRFRSEVLDAGCGHAELSLALAADGYTVTGVDISPTAVAAATAAAAERGLSERATFAAADITALDGYDDRFSTVVDSTLFHSLPVESRDAYLRSIHRAAAPGAGYFVLVFAKGAFPAEMAPGPNEVSEIELREAVSRYWVIDDIRPALIHTNVPATSGPPPPLDLLDDRGRLRLQAFLLSAHKQS from the coding sequence ATGACCGAGGTGATGGACTGGGACAGCGCCTACCGCGGCGAGGGTCACTTTGACGGCGAGCCCCCGTGGAACATCGGCGAGCCGCAACCGGAGTTGGCGGCGCTGTGGCGGGCGGGCAGGTTCCGCAGCGAGGTTCTCGACGCCGGTTGCGGGCATGCCGAGCTCTCGCTGGCCCTGGCGGCCGACGGGTACACCGTGACCGGAGTGGACATCAGCCCGACGGCCGTGGCCGCGGCCACCGCGGCGGCAGCCGAGCGTGGACTGTCGGAGCGGGCGACGTTCGCCGCGGCGGACATCACCGCGTTGGACGGTTACGACGACCGGTTCTCCACCGTGGTGGACAGCACCCTGTTCCACTCGCTGCCCGTGGAGTCCCGGGACGCCTATCTGCGCTCGATCCACCGCGCCGCCGCGCCCGGCGCCGGCTACTTCGTGCTGGTCTTCGCCAAGGGGGCATTCCCCGCCGAGATGGCGCCCGGCCCCAACGAGGTGTCCGAAATCGAACTGCGCGAGGCGGTTTCCCGCTACTGGGTGATCGACGACATCCGGCCGGCGCTGATCCACACCAACGTCCCGGCCACGTCCGGTCCGCCGCCCCCGCTGGACCTGCTCGATGACCGCGGGCGGCTACGCCTGCAGGCTTTCCTGCTTTCAGCGCACAAACAGTCCTAG
- a CDS encoding class I SAM-dependent methyltransferase, with translation MDHMAEQTIDITSMPRGGPHASCLDRLLRTDRLEYLDRDDADDPDLARRKRSVIRALDWTGQVFGNHGRFAAIALDAVADVADPKILELGAGHGGLSRLLLDWHPTAQVTVTDVDADSVEAIAAGELGSHRRAQIRRIDATAIDAPDGSFDLAVFALSFHHLGPDAAAQVIAEGTRVAHILLIIDLPRPPAPLHLLRLATMLPWAPLVPFVHDGVISSLRAYSPSALRALARHAGPDIDVELRGGCLGPQIMVARRIGS, from the coding sequence ATGGACCACATGGCCGAGCAGACGATCGACATCACCTCGATGCCGCGCGGCGGGCCGCACGCGTCCTGTCTGGACCGGCTGCTGCGCACCGACCGACTGGAATACCTCGACCGCGACGACGCAGACGATCCCGATCTCGCGCGCCGGAAGCGCAGTGTGATCCGGGCGCTGGACTGGACCGGTCAGGTGTTCGGCAATCACGGCCGGTTCGCCGCCATCGCGTTGGACGCGGTCGCCGACGTCGCCGATCCGAAGATCCTGGAGCTCGGCGCCGGCCACGGCGGTCTGTCGCGACTGCTGTTGGACTGGCACCCCACCGCGCAGGTGACGGTCACCGACGTCGATGCCGACTCGGTGGAGGCGATCGCCGCCGGCGAGCTCGGCTCGCACCGGCGCGCGCAGATACGCCGAATCGATGCCACCGCGATCGACGCGCCCGACGGATCGTTCGACCTGGCGGTGTTCGCGCTGTCGTTCCACCACCTGGGACCCGACGCGGCGGCACAGGTGATCGCCGAGGGCACCCGCGTCGCGCACATCCTGCTGATCATCGACCTGCCCCGCCCGCCCGCGCCGCTGCACCTGCTGCGGCTGGCGACGATGTTGCCGTGGGCACCGCTGGTGCCGTTCGTGCACGACGGGGTGATCAGCTCACTGCGCGCCTACAGCCCGTCGGCGCTGCGGGCCCTGGCACGCCACGCCGGTCCCGACATCGACGTCGAGTTGCGCGGCGGCTGTCTGGGACCACAAATCATGGTGGCGCGCCGGATAGGCTCGTGA
- the glpK gene encoding glycerol kinase GlpK — MADFVAAIDQGTTSTRCMIFDHDGAEVGRHQLEHEQILPRAGWVEHNPVEIWERTGSVLASVLNNTDLSTGDLAALGITNQRETSLVWNRRTGRPYHNAIVWQDTRTDRIASALDRDGRGDVIRQKAGLPPATYFSGGKLQWLLENVDGLRADAEKGDALFGTTDTWVLWNLTGGHRGGVHVTDVTNASRTMLMNLETLDWDDELLGFFGVPRQMLPEIRPSSSRQPHGVTVETGPADGEIPITGILGDQQAAMVGQVCLEVGEAKNTYGTGNFLLINTGEEIVRSGNGLLTTLCYQFDGSKPVYALEGSIAVTGSAVQWLRDQLGIISGASQSEALARQVDDNGGVYFVPAFSGLFAPYWRSDARGAIVGLSRYNTNAHLARATLESICYQSRDVVDAMAVDSGVTLEVLKVDGGITANDLCMQIQADVLGVDVVKPVVAETTALGAAYAAGLGVGFWDGPEDLRANWQEGQRWTPQWSAEQREAGYAGWRKAVERTLDWVDVD; from the coding sequence ATGGCCGACTTCGTCGCTGCAATCGATCAGGGCACCACCAGTACCCGCTGCATGATCTTCGACCATGACGGGGCCGAGGTGGGCCGCCACCAGCTCGAACACGAGCAGATCCTGCCCCGGGCCGGCTGGGTCGAACACAACCCGGTTGAGATCTGGGAGCGCACCGGCTCGGTGCTGGCCTCGGTGCTGAACAACACCGACCTGTCCACCGGCGACCTTGCCGCGCTCGGCATCACCAACCAGCGGGAGACGTCGCTGGTGTGGAACCGGCGCACCGGACGGCCCTACCACAACGCGATCGTCTGGCAGGACACCCGCACCGACCGCATCGCCTCGGCGCTGGACCGTGACGGCCGCGGTGACGTGATCCGGCAGAAGGCCGGCCTGCCGCCCGCCACGTATTTCTCCGGCGGAAAGCTGCAGTGGCTGCTGGAAAATGTCGACGGGTTGCGCGCCGACGCCGAGAAGGGCGACGCGCTGTTCGGCACCACCGACACCTGGGTGCTGTGGAACCTGACCGGCGGGCACCGCGGCGGTGTGCACGTCACCGATGTCACCAATGCCAGCCGCACGATGCTGATGAATCTCGAGACGCTGGACTGGGACGACGAACTGCTCGGCTTCTTCGGCGTCCCGCGCCAGATGCTGCCCGAGATCCGGCCCTCGTCGTCGCGTCAGCCGCACGGGGTGACCGTGGAGACCGGCCCCGCCGACGGCGAGATTCCGATCACCGGCATCCTGGGCGACCAGCAGGCCGCCATGGTCGGGCAGGTCTGCCTCGAGGTGGGCGAGGCCAAGAACACCTACGGCACCGGCAACTTCCTGCTGATCAACACCGGCGAGGAGATCGTACGGTCCGGCAACGGATTGTTGACCACGCTGTGTTACCAGTTCGACGGCTCGAAACCCGTTTATGCCCTTGAAGGTTCGATCGCGGTGACCGGCTCTGCGGTGCAATGGCTGCGTGACCAGCTCGGCATCATCAGCGGGGCCTCGCAGAGCGAGGCGCTGGCCCGGCAGGTCGACGACAACGGCGGCGTGTATTTCGTGCCGGCATTCTCAGGTCTGTTCGCGCCGTACTGGCGCTCCGACGCGCGCGGCGCCATCGTCGGGCTGTCGAGGTACAACACCAACGCCCATCTGGCCCGCGCCACCCTGGAATCGATCTGCTATCAGAGCCGTGACGTCGTCGACGCGATGGCCGTCGACTCCGGCGTCACCTTGGAGGTCCTCAAGGTCGACGGCGGCATCACCGCCAACGATCTGTGCATGCAGATCCAGGCCGACGTGCTCGGCGTCGACGTGGTCAAGCCGGTGGTCGCCGAGACCACCGCGCTGGGAGCGGCCTACGCCGCCGGGCTGGGCGTCGGATTCTGGGACGGGCCGGAGGATCTGCGGGCCAACTGGCAGGAGGGTCAGCGCTGGACGCCGCAGTGGTCGGCCGAGCAGCGCGAGGCCGGCTACGCGGGTTGGCGCAAAGCCGTCGAACGCACTCTGGACTGGGTCGACGTCGACTGA